A genomic stretch from Pochonia chlamydosporia 170 chromosome 4, whole genome shotgun sequence includes:
- a CDS encoding D-lactate dehydrogenase, mitochondrial precursor (similar to Aspergillus terreus NIH2624 XP_001209248.1), whose amino-acid sequence MAQLRLRAMPTTTLRSYASGSLAAVRIPRAIASQVTRRCYSTDLEPEKPKPPRQGNEMKLGRSFQGQVMGSIGARLRREREQREQYERWRNMTDPSRNWMVTFLFLSSISIAYYMGTFWPRDAEPTSTLPLSKVKDPKHNTKLENMQAAWADFVKIVGKEHVSTLETDIEHHASSTWSTHQPKPDEKPFCVVYPSSTEEVSEIMKVCHKRRIPVVGYSGGTSLEGHYTQTRRGISINFGRMNKVLALHKDDLDVIVQPAVGWESLNDDLAKENLFFPPDPGPGAMIGGMVGTGCSGTNAYRYGTMREWVLSLTVVMADGTIIKTRQRPRKSSAGYDLTKLFIGSEGTLGLVTEATLKVTVKPVSTSVAVCTFPSIHHAATCVSKVVGEGVPIAAIEILDDNQMKFINSAGMTSRSWTEAPTLFFKFSGTAAGVKEQISQVQNMAKQAGSRTFEFARNQEEQDELWSARKEALWSTMSVMKEGDRVWTGDVAVPMSRLPQLIEETKEDMRKSGLTASIVGHVGDGNFHTILTYSEPQRNKAEAVVHKMVKRAIEMEGTVTGEHGVGLVKRDYLPHELGESTVDAMRQIKKAFDPLCLLNCDKIVRMQKPKRGEVEDW is encoded by the exons ATGGCGCAACTGCGACTCCGGGCGATGCCCACCACAACGCTGCGAAGCTATGCTTCCGGAAGCTTGGCAGCGGTCCGTATTCCCCGGGCGATTGCGTCGCAAGTTACGAGAAGATGCTACTCAACGGATCTCGAGCCCGAAAAGCCCAAGCCTCCGAGGCAGGGGAACGAGATGAAGTTGGGAAGGTCTTTCCAGGGCCAGGTGATGGGAAGTATCGGTGCTCGGTTGAGAAGGGAGCGAGAACAGAGAGAGCAGTATGAACGATGGAGAAATATGACAGATCCTTCGAGGAATTGGATGGTGACGTTTC TGTTTCTTTCCAGTATCAGCATCGCATACTATATGGGTACGTTCTGGCCTCGCGATGCCGAACCTACATCGACCCTCCCGCTTTCAAAGGTCAAAGATCCGAAACATAACACGAAGCTCGAAAACATGCAGGCCGCCTGggccgactttgtcaagatAGTTGGCAAGGAGCACGTTAGCACCCTCGAGACGGATATCGAACACCACGCCTCCTCTACCTGGTCTACGCATCAGCCCAAGCCGGACGAGAAGCCCTTCTGTGTGGTGTATCCGAGTAGCACCGAAGAGGTTTCAGAGATTATGAAGGTGTGCCACAAGCGACGCATTCCTGTTGTGGGCTACAGCGGCGGCACCAGCTTGGAGGGCCATTACACACAGACGCGCAGGGGAATATCTATCAACTTTGGTAGAATGAACAAGGTTCTTGCACTCCACAAAGATGACTTGGATGTTATTGTTCAGCCAGCTGTGGGATGGGAGTCATTGAACGATGACCTCGCCAAGGAGAACCTCTTCTTCCCGCCTGATCCGGGTCCAGGCGCCATGATTGGTGGCATGGTTGGAACTGGATGCAGTGGTACAAATGCCTACAGATACGGCACCATGCGTGAGTGGGTGCTCAGCTTGACCGTTGTCATGGCCGATGGCACCATTATCAAGACTAGACAGCGGCCGCGAAAGAGCTCTGCTGGATACGACCTCACGAAGCTTTTCATCGGGTCAGAGGGCACACTTGGTCTCGTCACGGAGGCTACGCTCAAGGTCACCGTGAAGCCTGTATCTACGAGTGTTGCTGTCTGTACTTTCCCGTCCATTCACCACGCCGCCACCTGCGTCAGTaaagttgttggtgaggGTGTCCCGATAGCTGCTATTGAGATTCTCGACGACAACCAAATGAAGTTCATCAACTCGGCCGGTATGACGTCGCGTTCATGGACTGAAGCTCCCACACTCTTTTTCAAATTTTCAGGCACTGCCGCAGGTGTGAAGGAGCAGATTTCACAAGTCCAGAACATGGCTAAGCAGGCCGGCAGTAGGACGTTTGAGTTTGCCAGAAACCAagaggaacaagatgaaTTGTGGAGCGCCAGGAAGGAAGCTCTCTGGAGCACCATGTCGGTAATGAAGGAGGGCGACAGAGTCTGGACTGGCGATGTTGCCGTCCCGATGAGCCGGCTGCCTCAGCTGATTGAGGAGACAAAGGAAGATATGCGCAAGAGTGGTCTGACGGCCTCGATTGTTGGGCATGTCGGCGATGGAAATTTCCACA CAATCCTGACGTACAGTGAGCCTCAGCGAAACAAGGCTGAGGCCGTTGTGCACAAAATGGTGAAGCGCGCCATCGAGATGGAGGGAACCGTCACT GGTGAGCATGGCGTCGGGTTGGTAAAGCGAGATTATCTCCCTCATGAACTTGGCGAGTCGACTGTTGACGCAATGAGACAG ATCAAGAAGGCGTTTGATCCTCTCTGCTTGCTGAACTGTGACAAGATTGTTCGCATGCAGAAGCCGAAGAGGggggaagttgaagattggtGA
- a CDS encoding cytochrome P450 97B3 (similar to Magnaporthe oryzae 70-15 XP_003710992.1) encodes MAVPFPLFTAVAASGTVLFILQQNEWTRNMAAAVFAALFGSQLTIFAIYSMFVYPFFVSPYRGLPKPQGGDFLFGHTRGIIRDGLGTIARKWIASIPNEGFILVRWAFNREMLLVTSPQALSEILVSKNYEFEKPQFLRDTLGPVIGHGLVLAEGDAHKIQRRNLMPAFAFRHIKDLYPLFWQKSREVVRAMTAECNDKGVIHMEAGTWASRCTLDVIGTAGLGKDFDAIHDEHNELVETYMTLSHPSKTDRLLMLLAEFAGLFVPVEPLINVPIPRVRRVLRSVDLIRGVCRDLIREKKEKLKKGQLNDVDILSIALKSGVFTEGELIDQMMTFLGAGHETTGSALTWGIYTMCRFPEIQDRLRDEIRASLPSVDEETDISSLDIDKLPYLNAVCNEVLRMYSPVPQTLREAVCDTTILDRPIHKGTRLILAAWGTNVDTKLWGPDAGEFKPERWLSVNDGGEHSVKTASLGGASSNYALLTFLHGPRSCIGQGFSKAEFACLLAAWVGRFRFELRDARLMDEGNMVFEQLVTVKAVEGLYVKATVVPGY; translated from the exons ATGGCAGTTCCCTTTCCACTATTCACGGCCGTTGCGGCCAGTGGCACAGTCCTGTTCATATTGCAGCAGAATGAATGGACGAGAAACATGGCTGCAGCAGTATTTGCTGCACTTTTCGGGAGTCAACttaccatctttgccatctACAGCATGTTTGTTTATCCTTTCTTCGTCTCACCGTATCGTGGGCTGCCGAAACCACAGGGCGGCGACTTTCTCTTTGGACACACCAGGGGCATTATTAGAGATGGCCTGGGAACAATCGCAAGAAAATG GATCGCGTCAATCCCCAACGAAGGCTTCATCCTCGTTCGCTGGGCATTCAACCGCGAAATGCTCCTAGTGACCTCGCCCCAGGCACTCTCCGAGATCCTCGTCTCCAAAAACTACGAGTTCGAGAAGCCCCAGTTTCTCCGTGATACACTCGGCCCTGTAATAGGACACGGGCTCGTGCTTGCCGAAGGAGACGCTCACAAGATCCAGCGCCGCAACCTGATGCCCGCGTTTGCCTTCCGTCACATCAAAGACTTGTACCCGCTGTTCTGGCAAAAGTCGCGGGAGGTCGTACGCGCCATGACGGCAGAATGCAACGACAAGGGCGTGATACACATGGAGGCGGGGACTTGGGCGTCACGGTGCACTCTGGATGTCATTGGTACAGCTGGACTGGGGAAGGACTTTGACGCTATTCACGATGAGCACAATGAGTTGGTGGAGACGTATATGACGCTTTCACACCCTTCGAAGACGGATAGATTGCTTATGCTGCTGGCAGAGTTCGCGGGTCTGTTTGTCCCTGTTGAGCCACTAATTAACGTTCCTATACCAAGGGTACGACGGGTTTTGAGGTCTGTTGATCTTATCAGAGGGGTTTGTCGGGATCTCATccgggagaagaaggagaaacttAAAAAGGGACAGCTCAATGATGTGGATATCCTGTCGATTGCACTGAAGAGCGGTGTGTTTACAGAAGGCGAGCTTATCGACCAGATGATGACGTTTCTCGGGGCGGGACACGAAACTACTGGTTCGGCTTTAACTTGGGGCATATACACCATGTGTCGTTTTCCGGAAATACAGGACCGTCTCCGCGATGAGATTCGCGCTAGTTTGCCCTCGGTCGATGAAGAAACGGATATTTCCAGCCTCGATATCGACAAGTTGCCCTACCTTAACGCCGTGTGCAACGAGGTCTTACGAATGTACAGCCCTGTTCCACAGACTCTCCGCGAGGCCGTCTGCGACACAACCATCCTGGACCGTCCTATTCACAAGGGCACGAGGCTTATTCTCGCGGCGTGGGGCACAAATGTCGACACTAAGCTCTGGGGTCCTGACGCCGGCGAGTTCAAGCCGGAGAGGTGGCTATCGGTGAATGATGGCGGGGAGCATTCTGTCAAGACGGCGTCGCTGGGCGGCGCGAGTAGTAATTATGCGTTGTTGACGTTTCTGCATGGACCGAGGAGCTGTATTGGGCAGGGGTTTTCAAAGGCCGAGTTTGCATGCCTGTTGGCGGCGTGGGTTGGACGGTTTCGGTTCGAGTTGAGGGATGCTAGGTTGATGGATGAGGGGAATATGGTGTTTGAGCAATTGGTGACGGTTAAGGCGGTAGAGGGATTGTATGTGAAGGCTACGGTTGTGCCGGGGTATTAG